Below is a genomic region from Gammaproteobacteria bacterium.
AATCGCTCAGTGCCTCTTGCACCGCAGGCACCGCACCCGCCAGTGCCTGACGCGCTTGCGCCAGTACTTCGTCGCTGCCATTGAGGTCCACCAAACTGGCCAGCATCGCCGCCACCTTGGCATCTTTAACCTCAGCAAGCAGCTCTTTCATTTCCGGCTTGGCCTTGCGCTGCAGCGCATCAAACAGCAATTCTTCCTGTCTGGCAGTCAATTCTGCCTGTTTGGTCAAGGCTTTGAACACGCCAACATGGCCCAAATCCAGATAAGGCTGACGCTGTCCGGCAATACGCAGCGACTCAATCATCAAACGCAAAATTTCCAGGTCACTTTCGTAACCACGGTGGCCATACAGTTCCGCACCCACCTGGATCGGGCTGCGGTTGCCACCCAATTCGCGCGCCCGGGTCAGCAATACCGGCCCCCAATAGCACAACCGTGCAGGGCCCTTGCGATTCAGCCGGTGCGCATCAATGCGCGCCACCTGCGGAGTGATGTCGGAGCGCACGCCCAGCATGCGGCCGCTCACCTGGTCCACCAAACGGAATGTGTGGCTTTCCAAATCACCGCCTATGCCGACGGTCAGCGATTCCAAATGTTCGATCAGTGGCGTAACCACCAACTCGTAGCCCCAGCCACGGTACAGGCCAAACAGGGCACTGCGTATTTCCTCGACCCGGTGTGCCTCATCCGGCAACAACTCTTCAATTCCCTCTGGCAACAGCCAGCGATCACTTACGGACATCAGAGATAACTCTTTGTTTCATTTCAAAAAATAAAGCATTCCCGCACCTGCGAGCATGCACACAAAACCGATGGTGCGTAAACTGCGGTCATCCGCCTGCGCCATTCGCGCCAACGCCTCCCGGGTCGCAGCTGGACTCAGGAACGGCATTATACCCTCAATTACTAAAATTAGGGCTGTTGCAATCAGCAACTCATCCCACATTTTCGCACCCACACAAAAGCGGACGGCACTTGAAGAAGTGCCGTCCGTCTATCAACCACAATCCCGCCGGTTTATCTGCCGCTGGCCTTGTTAAAGTACTTAAAGAATTCCGCGTCCGGCTGAACCACCATCACGTCGGTTTTCTGACTAAACGACGCACGGTAGGCGTCCAGGCTGCGGTAAAACGCGTAAAACTCTGGATCCTTGTTGTGCGCCATGGCAAAGATCTTGGTCGCTTTGGCATCACCCTGACCGCGAATCTGTTCCGCATCACGATAGGCTTCAGCCACGATGATCTCACGCTGCCTGTCAGAATCCGCACGAATACGCTCAGATTCCTCGGCACCGCGTGAGCGGAAGTCCTTGGCTACCTGGGCACGCTCTGCTTCCATCCGACGGTAAACCGATTCACTCACGCCCTTGGGCAGGTCAATACGCTTGATGCGCACGTCGACGATTTCGATACCGAAATCTTTCACCTGACGATTGCCGTTGATCTGAATGTTATTCATGATCTGGCCACGCTCACCGGAAACCGCTTCCTGAATGGTGCGCTTACCGACTTCGTTACGCAAACCGTCCTTGATGATCTGCTCGATACGGGTACCCGCACGGCGCTCGTCACCACCCATGGTTTTGTAGAAAGCCGACGCATTCACAATTCGCCATTTCACAAACGAATCGACGTTGACGTTTTTCTTCTCGCTGGTCAGATATTCTTCCGGGGCAGAATCCAGCGTCAAAATACGCGAGTCAAACTTGCGCACGTTGTTGACAATGGGCAGCTTGAAGTGCAGACCGGGTTCAAATTCTGTCTGCACGATTTCACCCAAACGGAACATGATGGCCTTTTCACGCTCGTCCACAGTAAACATGGAAAACGAGGCGATTACACCAACCACGACCAGTATAGTACCGAGTATACGAATACTTGCTCCCATGATTAGCGTCCTGTTCTGCTACGTAAATTATCGCGAGCACCCTGTTCAGGCTGCGGTGCTGGTGGGTTGGCACTGACCGGCGGTGATGGCATCACCTGAATCGGTTGGCCTGACGCAGACATGATTTTGTCCAACGGCAGGTACAACATGCTGTTGCCACCTTTAACATCCACCATGACCTTGCTGGTGGACTGCATCACTGACTGCATTGTATCGATATACAGACGCTGACGAGTCACCTGCGGTGCGCGCTTGTACTCTGCCACCAACTGATCGAAGCGGGACGCCTCACCTTCAGCCTGAGCCACAATACGTTCTTTGTATGCATTGGCTTCTTCCAATTGGCGAGCAGCGTTACCGCGCGCTTTTGGAATGATATCGCTGGAGTACGCTTTTGCTTCGTTGATCAAGCGTTGTTGATCCTCGCGCGCCTTGATGGCATCTTCAAATGCATCACGCACCTCTTCAGGCGGCTGGGCACTTTGCAAGTTCACGCTGGTTACCAGCAAACCTGTCTGATAGCGATCCAGAATTTGCTGCAAACCCGTTTCGACGCGATCAGCGATATCGCTTTGACCTTCGGTCAATACGAAATCCATTTTGGCTTTACCAATCACTTCGCGAACCGCGCTCTCGGTTGCATGACGCAATGTTTCGTCTGCATCACGTACATTGAACAGGTAATTCTTGGCATCCCCAACTTGGTACTGAACCGCAAACTTGATGTCGACGATGTTTTCATCCTGAGTCAGCATCAAAGCTTCCTGAGGAATAGTCACCAGACGATGTGAGCCGCTATTTTCACGGAAACCGATTTCAACCGTGCGGTTTTGCTCAACGTCGACCACTTCAACGCGTTCAAACGGGAACGGCAAATGCCAGTGTGGTCCAGGCATCGTGGTATCCGAATACGCACCGAAACGCGTCACAACACCACGCTCCGCAGAATCCACGATGTACACGCCGGACAGCGCCCAGACCACCAGTACCACGCCAATGATCAGCGTAAACAGGCTGGACATGCCACCACCGGATGAATTGGAACCACCCGAAGAGCCGCCACCTTTTTTACCACCAAACATGCCAGACAGTTTGTCTTGGAAATTTTTTATCACGGCATCCAGATCCGGGGGACCTTGATCCTTACCAGGACCACCGCCACCACCCCAGGGGTCCTTCTTACCCGATCCGCCAGGTTCATTCCAGGCCATAGCAACTCCGTTTCTTTGAGTTTTCTTAAGGAACTAATGCCGAATTGTAGGGGGGTTACCCCTCACCCGCAAGCGCCGTACCCGCATTAGGCGGATATTTTTCATTCACTTGCGCATCGGCGGGAAGAATTCTTTCAAGCGTTTGCGGCTGAGCTTTGACCTCCAGCACGCAGCGCCCTTGTTCATCTAGCTGTTCAGATATGACCAGGTTTTGTTCGTAAAGTGCAGCACGTACCTTACCTGCTTGATGCGGCAACGTCACCCAACAATGACGAATGCCCGGAGCAAAATATTCCTTGAGCGCATCGACCAATACATCCAGCCCCTGCGCCTTGGCCGCCGACAACCACACCCGACTAGGCTTACCATCCTCGTTGTAATCAATATGCGGTTTGGCGTTTTCAATCAAATCGATTTTGTTATAAACCTGTATCTGCGGAACCTCGTCAGCGCCTATGTCCCGCAATACTTCGTTGACCTGCTTGATCCTCTCCAGGTGCTCCGGATCAGCCGCATCGATAACATGCAGCAACAAATCAGCTTCGCGGGTTTCCTCCAGGGTAGAACGAAACGCCGCCACCAGATCGTGTGGCAACTTGCGCACGAACCCCACCGTGTCCGCCAACACCGCCGGCCCTGCATCAGCCAGATCCAGCCGGCGCAAGGTCGGGTCCAGCGTGGCAAACAGCTGGTCTGCCGCGTACACCTGCGAACCCGTCACCGCGTTGAACAGGGTAGATTTGCCCGCATTGGTGTAGCCCACCAGTGAAACGGTGGGCATCTCGGCGCGAGTACGTGCTCGCCTACCCTGATCCCGCTGTCGCTGCACTTTTTCCAGGCGCTTGTTGATCTGCTTAATGCGCGCGCCCAACAAACGACGATCCGTTTCCAGCTGAGTTTCACCCGGACCACGCAGACCGATACCACCTTTTTGTCGCTCAAGATGCGTCCAGCCACGCACCAGTCGCGTCGACAAATGCTGCAACTGAGCCAGCTCAACCTGCAATTTACCCTCAAACGAGCGTGCTCGCTGGGCAAAAATATCCAGAATCAAGCCGGTGCGATCCAACACCCGACACTGAAACAAACGCTCCAAATTTCGTTCCTGCGCCGGAGACAGTGAGTGGTCAAAAATCACCACTTCCGCCGCCAGTGTTTTCACCAGCTCGGCAATTTCTTCAGCCTTGCCTTTGCCAATAAAAAACTTGGGGTCTGGACCAGCACGCGTGCCAGTCACCACTTGCAACGGCTGCGCGCCCGCAGAGATGGCGAGCTGTTCGAATTCCGAAACGTCGCCTTCTTCGTCAAATGAGGTAATCGTGAGATGAACTAGAATGGCCTTTTCACCGGCCTGGGGGCGCTCAAACAAGAGCCACCCCCGACCAGACAAGCCCGTTAATCGGCAGAATCAGATGAAGAATCCTCGGTACCGGTCAGGCGAATATTACGCGCAGGAACGACGGTGGAAATGGCGTGTTTGTACACCATCTGGCTGACCGTGTTTTTCAGCAGCACCACAAACTGATCGAATGAATCGACCTGGCCCTGGAGCTTGATTCCGTTCACCAGATAGATGGAAACAGGAATCTTCTCTTTTCTAAGCATATTCAGAAAAGGGTCTTGCAAACTCTGCCCTTTTGACATTCACGTTCTCCTTATTTTTGTGTATTCAAAGGCGACATGCGCCTTCCCAAACGTAGAATACCGCTGGAAACTCCGGTTGGCTGGGGGCACTCCCCCCAAAAAACACCGAAGCCCCAATTTGCCATCCTGGCCAAAACGAGCACCATGCTCTCGACGTCATCTTAGCAACATTCAATATCCGGCGAAAGCAAATTCCGAAGCCCCATTAGCGCGACTGATTACAGGCTGGACTAACCTTCAACAACAACTGATCCAGCAGATTTGCCGCCATCATATCCAGACATTCCAGGTCCTTTTCGCCCCGCAACCAGGTCAACTGCCGCTTGGCCAGACGCCGCGTGGCGACAATGCCATCCATGCGCATTTGTTCGTATTCCAGCTCGCCATCCAGATACTGCCACGCCTGGCGATAACCCACGCTGCGCATCGACGGCAAGTCCGGCGACATTCCCGGCAACTCACGCAAGCGCCGAACTTCATCCACCAGCCCATCGGCCAACATTTGATCAAATCGAATACCAATTCGCTCATGCAAAATTGCGCGATCTTCCGGCACCAGCGCCAGATTGATCACTTCATATGGCAGGCTCTGCTCCTGCTGCTCACGCCACAGCTCACTCATTGGCCGACCGGTCAGCTCAAACACCTCCAGCGCACGCACAATCCGCTGCGGGTCATTGGGATGAATGCGCTGCCCCGATTCGGGATCAACCTGGCACAGACGCTGATGCAGCACCGCCAAGCCCTGCTCGGCCAACACGGCCTCCAGCCGGGCGCGCACCGCCTCGTCTGCGGTAGGCAATGGCGACAAGCCTTCAGCCAGCGCCTTGAAGTACAACATGGTCCCACCCACCAACAACGGCGTTTTGCCTTGCGCCAAAATATCTTCAATCTCACGCAGCGCATCGGCGCGAAACTGCGCGGCAGAATACGCCTCGGTGGGCTCTACCATATTAATCAAGCGGTGCGGCGCCTTGGCCAGCAAGCCAGCGTCCGGTTTGGACGTGCCCACATCCATCCCCCGATAGACCAGCGCAGAATCAACACTGATGATTTCCATGGGCAGGCGCTGAACCAGCTCAACAGCCGCAGCGGTTTTGCCCGAAGCGGTAGGGCCTTTGAGAAAAACAATGCGGGGACGGTCAGACATGATGGGCACGATAAGCAAAAGAGGTAAATTCTAGCAAATCTGCCGCAACCGATACATTCCTAAACATCTGACCTGATGAAGCTGGTGAGCCAGGCTCACCAGCAAAATGACTCACGGAAAAACCTTGTATTCCTCAATCAAAGTCAAACAACTCACCTAGAAAGCCACTCCTTTTCTTTTTCCTGTAGCCATGACCAGAGTGCCTGTCATCATCATAATCCCTATGCTCTTGATGCTGCTTTTCGTGTGACTTGGCGTGCGGCACTGCCCGACTCTCTGCCACTTCCGCCACTGAAGACGCGCGCTCAATAATCTTGTCCAGCTCGCCACGATCAAGCCAAACGCCCCGGCACTGAGGACAATAGTCAATTTCTATACTTTGCCTCTCAGAGATAACCAGACTTACATTTTTGCACACAGGACATTGCATGTATTTTCCTCCACGGAGCCAATGCTATAACCCTAATCCCTGTGACATCTTTGTTTGCAGACAGTTCATTTAGACCTATATAACACCCTGACATTTCCTTCCAATGATCCCTCCCACAGGCTCTAGTTTCACCATAATGGTTCCGATATACTGCCGATGCATATGCCCATGACACGATCAAAACTGCGCAACTATTTGCTGAGCTTCGCCCTGCTGGCCTTTCTTGCCATGCAATGGGGAAACCTGCACGCGCACGCCAATCATCACGACAATGACCATCAATTAAGCGCCCACACTCACTTTTCGCTTGGCCACCACGCGGATGCCATTGATAGCGCACAGCCCGCGCACGACCATAGCGTGGTCGATCTGGAAAAAGATGCGTTCCTGCCTAAAGGGAAAAAACACGCTGAACAAAACTTAGCAGCTTACCTCCCCGGCACACTGACACTTGCGCTGCACAACCTGAAACAGCGCATTGACCTCCCGTCGCCAACCGTTTCGTACAATCAACTTAAACATCCTCCCCAACAAAGTCGCGCCCCTCCCTCCATCGTTTAACCGACCCAGACTGGCATCAGGTCAGTCGCTTTTTACGTTAAACAAAACCGAGGTTTTTTTATGACACGTATTTCTCAGCAGT
It encodes:
- a CDS encoding ATP phosphoribosyltransferase regulatory subunit, which encodes MSVSDRWLLPEGIEELLPDEAHRVEEIRSALFGLYRGWGYELVVTPLIEHLESLTVGIGGDLESHTFRLVDQVSGRMLGVRSDITPQVARIDAHRLNRKGPARLCYWGPVLLTRARELGGNRSPIQVGAELYGHRGYESDLEILRLMIESLRIAGQRQPYLDLGHVGVFKALTKQAELTARQEELLFDALQRKAKPEMKELLAEVKDAKVAAMLASLVDLNGSDEVLAQARQALAGAVPAVQEALSDLEQIVKALRHRYSEMNIHIDLAELRGYSYHTGVVFAAYAKGYGQSVAQGGRYDAVGAVFGRARPATGFSLDLRGLLALNGGQTKPAGGIFAPVAEDAQLRKMIHDLRAQGERVICELPGQEGGPADCGCDRVLVNTGGAWTVQGV
- a CDS encoding DUF2065 domain-containing protein, producing the protein MWDELLIATALILVIEGIMPFLSPAATREALARMAQADDRSLRTIGFVCMLAGAGMLYFLK
- the hflC gene encoding protease modulator HflC, whose product is MGASIRILGTILVVVGVIASFSMFTVDEREKAIMFRLGEIVQTEFEPGLHFKLPIVNNVRKFDSRILTLDSAPEEYLTSEKKNVNVDSFVKWRIVNASAFYKTMGGDERRAGTRIEQIIKDGLRNEVGKRTIQEAVSGERGQIMNNIQINGNRQVKDFGIEIVDVRIKRIDLPKGVSESVYRRMEAERAQVAKDFRSRGAEESERIRADSDRQREIIVAEAYRDAEQIRGQGDAKATKIFAMAHNKDPEFYAFYRSLDAYRASFSQKTDVMVVQPDAEFFKYFNKASGR
- the hflK gene encoding FtsH protease activity modulator HflK, whose protein sequence is MAWNEPGGSGKKDPWGGGGGPGKDQGPPDLDAVIKNFQDKLSGMFGGKKGGGSSGGSNSSGGGMSSLFTLIIGVVLVVWALSGVYIVDSAERGVVTRFGAYSDTTMPGPHWHLPFPFERVEVVDVEQNRTVEIGFRENSGSHRLVTIPQEALMLTQDENIVDIKFAVQYQVGDAKNYLFNVRDADETLRHATESAVREVIGKAKMDFVLTEGQSDIADRVETGLQQILDRYQTGLLVTSVNLQSAQPPEEVRDAFEDAIKAREDQQRLINEAKAYSSDIIPKARGNAARQLEEANAYKERIVAQAEGEASRFDQLVAEYKRAPQVTRQRLYIDTMQSVMQSTSKVMVDVKGGNSMLYLPLDKIMSASGQPIQVMPSPPVSANPPAPQPEQGARDNLRSRTGR
- the hflX gene encoding GTPase HflX, coding for MFERPQAGEKAILVHLTITSFDEEGDVSEFEQLAISAGAQPLQVVTGTRAGPDPKFFIGKGKAEEIAELVKTLAAEVVIFDHSLSPAQERNLERLFQCRVLDRTGLILDIFAQRARSFEGKLQVELAQLQHLSTRLVRGWTHLERQKGGIGLRGPGETQLETDRRLLGARIKQINKRLEKVQRQRDQGRRARTRAEMPTVSLVGYTNAGKSTLFNAVTGSQVYAADQLFATLDPTLRRLDLADAGPAVLADTVGFVRKLPHDLVAAFRSTLEETREADLLLHVIDAADPEHLERIKQVNEVLRDIGADEVPQIQVYNKIDLIENAKPHIDYNEDGKPSRVWLSAAKAQGLDVLVDALKEYFAPGIRHCWVTLPHQAGKVRAALYEQNLVISEQLDEQGRCVLEVKAQPQTLERILPADAQVNEKYPPNAGTALAGEG
- the hfq gene encoding RNA chaperone Hfq, encoding MSKGQSLQDPFLNMLRKEKIPVSIYLVNGIKLQGQVDSFDQFVVLLKNTVSQMVYKHAISTVVPARNIRLTGTEDSSSDSAD
- the miaA gene encoding tRNA (adenosine(37)-N6)-dimethylallyltransferase MiaA, whose translation is MSDRPRIVFLKGPTASGKTAAAVELVQRLPMEIISVDSALVYRGMDVGTSKPDAGLLAKAPHRLINMVEPTEAYSAAQFRADALREIEDILAQGKTPLLVGGTMLYFKALAEGLSPLPTADEAVRARLEAVLAEQGLAVLHQRLCQVDPESGQRIHPNDPQRIVRALEVFELTGRPMSELWREQQEQSLPYEVINLALVPEDRAILHERIGIRFDQMLADGLVDEVRRLRELPGMSPDLPSMRSVGYRQAWQYLDGELEYEQMRMDGIVATRRLAKRQLTWLRGEKDLECLDMMAANLLDQLLLKVSPACNQSR
- a CDS encoding zf-TFIIB domain-containing protein yields the protein MQCPVCKNVSLVISERQSIEIDYCPQCRGVWLDRGELDKIIERASSVAEVAESRAVPHAKSHEKQHQEHRDYDDDRHSGHGYRKKKRSGFLGELFDFD